One genomic segment of Falco biarmicus isolate bFalBia1 chromosome 15, bFalBia1.pri, whole genome shotgun sequence includes these proteins:
- the HSDL1 gene encoding inactive hydroxysteroid dehydrogenase-like protein 1 isoform X2 gives MAAVDRFYLLYREISRSCNFYIEALAIVGAWYTVRKCVSLAIDTYSMIRLHLIPKLGGEIDLVKRYGKWAVVTGGTDGIGKAYAQELAKRGVNIILISRSKEKLEAVSRSISETYKVETDFIVADFSKGREPYPAIKEALKDREIGILVNNVGIFYPYPDYFTNLSEDILWDMINVNIVSANMMMHIVLPGMAEKKKGAIVNISSASCCQPTPMLTIYGASKTYLDYFSRALHYEYASKGIFVQSLTPFVIATKMVACSSVTSKRSFFFPSAEEYASHAVSTLGLSTRTTGYWKHAIKFTLGEQLPEWIWAWFAMYFFRIIRKEALTCKVK, from the exons ATGGCTGCAGTGGATCGTTTCTACCTCTTGTACAGAGAGATCAGTCGTTCCTGCAATTTTTACATAGAGGCCCTGGCTATAGTTGGAGCTTGGTACACAGTCAGAAAGTGTGTGTCTCTTGCGATTGACACTTACAGCATGATCAGGTTGCATTTAATTCCAAAGCTGGGTGGCGAGATCGATCTTGTCAAGCGTTATGGGAAATGGGCCGTGGTCACTG GTGGCACAGATGGTATTGGGAAGGCATATGCCCAAGAGCTTGCAAAGCGTGGTGTCAACATCATCTTAATCAGCCGAAGCAAAGAGAAGCTGGAGGCTGTATCTAGAAGCATATCTGAAACCTATAAAGTGGAAACAGATTTTATAGTAGCTGACTTCAGCAAGGGTCGTGAGCCTTACCCGGCCATTAAGGAGGCTCTGAAAGATAGAGAAATTGGGATTTTGGTGAATAATGTAGGAATATTTTATCCCTACCCAGACTATTTTACCAATCTCTCTGAGGATATTCTGTGGGACATGATCAACGTAAATATTGTTTCTGCTAACATGATGATGCATATTGTGCTGCCGGGCATggcagagaagaagaaaggggcAATTGTGAACATTTCTTCTGCATCCTGTTGTCAGCCAACACCAATGTTGACAATCTATGGAGCCTCTAAA ACCTACTTGGACTATTTCAGTAGAGCACTACACTATGAGTATGCCTCAAAAGGAATTTTTGTTCAGAGTTTAACGCCATTTGTAATTGCTACAAAAATGGTAGCATGCAGCAGTGTTACATCaaaaagatctttcttttttccttctgctgaagaGTATGCTAGTCATGCTGTTTCTACTCTTGGGTTATCCACCAGGACTACTGGTTACTGGAAGCATGCAATAAAG TTCACATTGGGTGAGCAGCTACCTGAATGGATCTGGGCATGgtttgcaatgtatttttttagaattatACGCAAGGAAGCTTTAACGTGCAAAGTGAAATAG
- the HSDL1 gene encoding inactive hydroxysteroid dehydrogenase-like protein 1 isoform X1 — translation MWGTVVFVLEADVGLTHGASPWLKGSQSWPPRLVITMAAVDRFYLLYREISRSCNFYIEALAIVGAWYTVRKCVSLAIDTYSMIRLHLIPKLGGEIDLVKRYGKWAVVTGGTDGIGKAYAQELAKRGVNIILISRSKEKLEAVSRSISETYKVETDFIVADFSKGREPYPAIKEALKDREIGILVNNVGIFYPYPDYFTNLSEDILWDMINVNIVSANMMMHIVLPGMAEKKKGAIVNISSASCCQPTPMLTIYGASKTYLDYFSRALHYEYASKGIFVQSLTPFVIATKMVACSSVTSKRSFFFPSAEEYASHAVSTLGLSTRTTGYWKHAIKFTLGEQLPEWIWAWFAMYFFRIIRKEALTCKVK, via the exons ATGTGGGGCACGGTAGTGTTTGTGCTGGAAGCCGATGTGGGGTTGACACACGGTGCTAGCCCGTGGCTCAAGGGTTCTCAAAGCTGGCCGCCACG gcttgtGATCACCATGGCTGCAGTGGATCGTTTCTACCTCTTGTACAGAGAGATCAGTCGTTCCTGCAATTTTTACATAGAGGCCCTGGCTATAGTTGGAGCTTGGTACACAGTCAGAAAGTGTGTGTCTCTTGCGATTGACACTTACAGCATGATCAGGTTGCATTTAATTCCAAAGCTGGGTGGCGAGATCGATCTTGTCAAGCGTTATGGGAAATGGGCCGTGGTCACTG GTGGCACAGATGGTATTGGGAAGGCATATGCCCAAGAGCTTGCAAAGCGTGGTGTCAACATCATCTTAATCAGCCGAAGCAAAGAGAAGCTGGAGGCTGTATCTAGAAGCATATCTGAAACCTATAAAGTGGAAACAGATTTTATAGTAGCTGACTTCAGCAAGGGTCGTGAGCCTTACCCGGCCATTAAGGAGGCTCTGAAAGATAGAGAAATTGGGATTTTGGTGAATAATGTAGGAATATTTTATCCCTACCCAGACTATTTTACCAATCTCTCTGAGGATATTCTGTGGGACATGATCAACGTAAATATTGTTTCTGCTAACATGATGATGCATATTGTGCTGCCGGGCATggcagagaagaagaaaggggcAATTGTGAACATTTCTTCTGCATCCTGTTGTCAGCCAACACCAATGTTGACAATCTATGGAGCCTCTAAA ACCTACTTGGACTATTTCAGTAGAGCACTACACTATGAGTATGCCTCAAAAGGAATTTTTGTTCAGAGTTTAACGCCATTTGTAATTGCTACAAAAATGGTAGCATGCAGCAGTGTTACATCaaaaagatctttcttttttccttctgctgaagaGTATGCTAGTCATGCTGTTTCTACTCTTGGGTTATCCACCAGGACTACTGGTTACTGGAAGCATGCAATAAAG TTCACATTGGGTGAGCAGCTACCTGAATGGATCTGGGCATGgtttgcaatgtatttttttagaattatACGCAAGGAAGCTTTAACGTGCAAAGTGAAATAG